From the Halalkalicoccus sp. CGA53 genome, one window contains:
- a CDS encoding substrate-binding domain-containing protein: MAHDPSRITGSTSRRAFVTAAGAASAFGLAGCMDTLESAAVSSAAINTVAVESDQDGEFYHPTQENLESGVYSPLTRPLFIYVSHASLEENPDLIGSFVQFYFEGQHDFARETGYYAATDEVRDGNVEEFQAVLDDLGVDPDSANAEGTVECSGSNTVAPVTDAAGEDFEAEHGGVTVAVNPEGTGAGFEDFSTGGSDIQSASREILDEEAEQAEENGVEYSHYEIGWDGLSVVKHAENDWIEEITLDELHEVWRFESEITQWSDIRDDYPDDEIELWGRDDDSGTFDYFTREINGEIGSIRTDYSAHTDTGSIMEGVAENQYAFGWGGVGYFTELGGTPGKAIEVEETDDEDE; the protein is encoded by the coding sequence ATGGCACACGACCCATCGCGGATCACGGGTAGCACCTCGCGCCGAGCGTTCGTCACGGCCGCTGGCGCGGCGAGCGCCTTCGGCCTCGCCGGCTGTATGGATACCCTCGAGAGCGCGGCCGTCTCGTCGGCCGCGATCAACACGGTCGCCGTCGAGAGCGACCAGGACGGGGAGTTTTATCACCCCACTCAGGAGAACCTCGAGAGCGGGGTCTACTCGCCGTTGACGCGTCCGCTGTTCATCTACGTGAGCCACGCGAGCCTCGAGGAGAACCCCGATCTGATCGGCTCGTTCGTCCAGTTCTACTTCGAGGGCCAGCACGACTTCGCCCGCGAGACGGGCTACTACGCGGCGACCGACGAGGTCCGCGACGGGAACGTAGAGGAGTTCCAGGCCGTCCTCGACGACCTTGGGGTCGATCCCGATTCGGCGAACGCCGAGGGCACCGTCGAGTGCTCGGGTTCGAACACGGTCGCGCCGGTCACCGACGCGGCCGGGGAGGACTTCGAGGCCGAACACGGGGGCGTGACCGTCGCGGTCAACCCCGAGGGAACCGGTGCCGGATTCGAGGACTTCTCGACCGGTGGCTCCGATATCCAGAGTGCGAGCCGCGAGATCCTCGACGAGGAGGCCGAGCAGGCCGAGGAGAACGGCGTCGAGTACAGCCACTACGAGATCGGCTGGGACGGGCTCTCGGTCGTCAAACACGCCGAGAACGACTGGATAGAGGAGATCACCCTCGACGAACTCCACGAAGTCTGGCGCTTCGAGTCCGAGATCACACAGTGGAGCGACATCCGTGACGACTACCCGGACGACGAGATCGAGCTCTGGGGCCGCGACGACGACTCCGGGACGTTCGACTACTTCACGCGCGAGATCAACGGCGAGATCGGCTCGATCCGCACGGACTACAGCGCCCACACCGACACCGGCTCGATCATGGAGGGGGTCGCGGAGAACCAGTACGCCTTCGGCTGGGGTGGCGTCGGTTACTTCACCGAACTGGGCGGGACGCCCGGCAAGGCGATCGAGGTCGAGGAGACCGACGACGAAGACGAGTAG
- a CDS encoding phosphate uptake regulator PhoU, with the protein MEVRKVQITGGSTFTVSLPKEWASGLGIEAGTELAFFQDADSLIATPNDNTPEEVATVDISAVEETELVSRVITLYVNGFPEIVLEAEPITPAQRRAVRSVTNGLVGFEVSTETDGRIVLRDFLDSSELSIHNTVMRMRLIALSMLADVIEALIDGDASLARDVIGRDDDVDRLWYVTSRMFRAALRDPRAAAKLDVDRGTCFDYRSCARQIERIADHAVKIGHHVGELDDLPEGIDEPFRALEAEATAVVENAMDAFLVDDDERATELASETLARAQEIDGHARAIDDHLREIDPVDAQHLGLVVDSLTRIGDYGANVAETALQKAAPSPSASGRRYRPPASIE; encoded by the coding sequence ATGGAGGTTCGAAAGGTCCAGATCACGGGCGGATCGACGTTCACGGTCTCGCTTCCGAAGGAGTGGGCGAGCGGACTGGGAATCGAGGCCGGGACGGAACTCGCCTTCTTCCAGGATGCCGACTCGCTGATCGCGACGCCGAACGACAACACCCCGGAGGAGGTCGCGACCGTCGACATCTCCGCTGTCGAGGAGACCGAGCTCGTCAGCCGCGTGATCACCCTCTACGTCAACGGCTTCCCCGAGATCGTCCTCGAGGCCGAGCCGATCACGCCCGCACAGCGGCGGGCGGTCCGCTCGGTGACGAACGGGCTCGTCGGCTTCGAGGTGAGCACCGAGACCGACGGCCGGATCGTCCTCCGGGACTTCCTCGACTCCTCGGAGCTCTCGATCCACAACACCGTGATGCGGATGCGACTGATCGCGCTCTCGATGCTCGCGGACGTCATCGAGGCGCTGATCGACGGCGACGCCTCGCTCGCCCGCGACGTGATCGGGCGCGACGACGACGTCGACCGGCTCTGGTACGTCACCTCGCGGATGTTCCGGGCGGCACTCCGTGACCCGCGGGCGGCCGCGAAGCTCGACGTCGACCGGGGGACCTGTTTCGATTACCGATCCTGTGCCAGACAGATCGAGCGGATCGCCGATCACGCCGTGAAGATCGGCCACCACGTCGGCGAGCTCGACGACCTGCCCGAGGGGATCGACGAGCCGTTCCGAGCGCTCGAGGCGGAGGCGACGGCGGTCGTCGAGAACGCCATGGACGCCTTCCTCGTCGACGACGACGAGCGGGCGACCGAACTCGCCTCCGAGACGCTCGCGCGCGCGCAGGAGATCGACGGGCACGCACGGGCGATCGACGACCACCTCCGAGAGATCGACCCCGTCGACGCCCAGCACCTGGGGCTGGTCGTCGACTCGCTCACCCGGATCGGCGACTACGGCGCGAACGTCGCCGAGACCGCCCTCCAGAAGGCCGCTCCGTCCCCATCGGCGAGCGGGAGACGGTACCGTCCGCCCGCCTCGATCGAGTGA
- a CDS encoding AMP-binding protein, whose amino-acid sequence MTNLVGRLGESAATYAERPALAHEDRETSYEELLSVVRRFAAGLEARGIGPGDRVGLALSNLPQFVVAALGTLGAGGVLVPFGPRQSPSAIAASLDDVGADLVIAHDGDARALRGRTAVPVVTVGSDETVEGSFSGLLSDRTAPVRPRGAEDPALLAQVDVESGLSRRVVLTHGNILAAAAVAGAIVPGGIDPTDRNLGSYPLWHAFGLTTALFPTMLAGACYRPTGRWSPEKAIRALSTEPITLWYVTPAMVRDALAVEGGEPNALRFCLSVGGSLTAEEREAAERGFDVGVHVGYGRSETSTVTHVNAPDEGAPPGSVGRPVLGVDVSVLTEEYTVAPPVETGPIGVGDALDVGSITGEVVVTGPTILREYFGDPVRTRDAVSTVEGNRLFHTGETAYRDEAGHLYPFERASDGLRSA is encoded by the coding sequence ATGACGAACCTGGTCGGGCGTCTCGGCGAGTCCGCGGCCACGTACGCCGAGCGACCGGCACTCGCCCACGAGGACCGGGAGACGAGCTACGAGGAGCTCCTCTCCGTGGTCCGGCGGTTCGCGGCCGGCCTCGAGGCACGGGGGATCGGTCCCGGCGACCGCGTCGGCCTCGCGCTCTCGAACCTGCCGCAGTTCGTGGTCGCCGCGCTCGGGACGCTCGGCGCGGGCGGGGTGCTCGTCCCGTTCGGCCCGCGCCAGTCGCCCTCCGCGATCGCTGCCAGCCTCGACGACGTCGGGGCGGACCTCGTGATCGCCCACGACGGTGACGCGAGGGCACTCCGGGGTCGGACCGCGGTCCCGGTCGTCACCGTCGGGAGCGACGAGACGGTCGAGGGGAGTTTCTCGGGACTGCTCTCGGATCGAACGGCCCCGGTTCGTCCCCGGGGCGCGGAGGACCCGGCGCTGCTCGCCCAGGTGGACGTCGAGTCCGGACTCTCGCGTCGAGTGGTCCTCACGCACGGCAACATCCTCGCAGCGGCGGCCGTCGCGGGAGCGATCGTCCCCGGGGGGATCGACCCGACGGACCGAAACCTCGGTTCGTACCCGCTCTGGCACGCCTTCGGCCTCACGACCGCGCTCTTCCCGACGATGCTGGCGGGCGCGTGTTACCGACCGACCGGCCGGTGGAGCCCCGAGAAGGCGATCCGGGCGCTCTCGACCGAGCCGATCACCCTCTGGTACGTCACCCCGGCGATGGTTCGCGACGCGCTCGCGGTCGAGGGGGGAGAGCCGAACGCCCTCCGCTTCTGTCTCTCGGTGGGCGGGTCGCTCACCGCCGAGGAACGCGAGGCGGCCGAGCGTGGGTTCGACGTCGGCGTCCACGTCGGCTACGGCCGGTCGGAGACGAGCACGGTCACCCACGTGAACGCCCCCGACGAGGGCGCCCCACCGGGAAGCGTCGGCCGGCCGGTTCTGGGAGTAGACGTGAGCGTGCTCACCGAGGAGTACACCGTCGCGCCACCGGTCGAGACGGGTCCGATCGGCGTGGGCGACGCCCTCGACGTGGGGTCGATCACCGGCGAGGTAGTCGTCACCGGGCCGACGATCCTCCGCGAGTACTTCGGCGACCCGGTGCGGACCCGGGACGCCGTCTCGACCGTCGAGGGCAACCGGCTCTTTCACACCGGCGAGACCGCCTACCGCGATGAGGCGGGCCACCTCTACCCGTTCGAGCGGGCGAGCGACGGCCTCAGAAGCGCCTGA
- a CDS encoding glutaredoxin family protein, protein MGITLYQLEGCPYCEDVADRLDEVGVEYETVWTEALHSDRDEVRRISGQREVPVLVDEDRGVTMAESENIVSYIDRSYVAEA, encoded by the coding sequence ATGGGGATCACGCTCTATCAGCTAGAGGGCTGTCCGTACTGCGAGGACGTGGCGGACCGCCTGGACGAGGTCGGCGTCGAGTACGAGACGGTCTGGACCGAGGCGTTACACTCCGATCGGGACGAAGTCAGGCGGATCTCGGGCCAGCGCGAGGTCCCGGTGCTCGTCGACGAGGACCGCGGGGTGACGATGGCGGAGTCCGAGAACATCGTCTCGTACATCGACCGGAGCTACGTCGCGGAAGCCTGA
- a CDS encoding TIGR04024 family LLM class F420-dependent oxidoreductase has product MSERDLHLPVAAQPTLDRLVGYGERAERAGYDHVWLPETWGRDAVTTLAVLAERTERVGIGASILPVYSRSPALVGQTAATLAELSGDRFRLGLGPSGPAVIGGWHGASFDRPLRRTREYIEIVRQVLTGEPVEYDGELFTLSGFRLRCDPPEKPPGIDAAGLSPKSVELAGRFADGWHAIVFTPEGLEERLADLRRGGDLGGRDPEELRVTLSLACCALSDRERARTLAREHLGFYVGAMGTYYRESLARQGYEEEANAIAAAWGSGDRERALSLISDDLLDDVSAAGTPEEARECLSRFEAIDGLDRVAMSFPRGATPEEIEETIDALSP; this is encoded by the coding sequence GTGAGCGAACGAGACCTCCACCTCCCGGTCGCGGCACAGCCAACCCTCGACAGGCTCGTCGGCTACGGCGAGCGAGCAGAGCGAGCGGGATACGACCACGTCTGGCTCCCCGAGACGTGGGGCCGCGACGCGGTGACGACGCTCGCCGTCCTCGCCGAACGGACCGAGAGGGTGGGGATCGGCGCGAGCATCCTCCCCGTCTACTCGCGCTCGCCCGCACTCGTCGGCCAGACCGCCGCGACGCTCGCCGAACTCTCGGGGGACAGGTTCCGCCTCGGGCTCGGCCCGAGCGGCCCGGCGGTGATCGGCGGCTGGCACGGCGCCTCGTTCGACCGCCCGCTCAGGCGTACCCGCGAGTACATAGAGATCGTCCGGCAGGTGCTCACCGGCGAGCCGGTCGAGTACGACGGCGAACTGTTCACGCTGTCGGGCTTTCGTCTCCGGTGTGACCCCCCCGAAAAGCCCCCGGGAATCGACGCCGCAGGATTGAGCCCGAAGTCCGTCGAACTCGCCGGGCGGTTCGCCGACGGCTGGCACGCCATCGTCTTCACGCCCGAGGGACTGGAAGAGCGCCTCGCTGATCTCCGACGTGGGGGGGACCTCGGCGGGAGGGATCCGGAGGAGCTGCGGGTGACGCTCTCGCTCGCCTGCTGTGCGCTCTCCGATCGCGAGCGGGCGCGCACCCTCGCGCGCGAACACCTCGGCTTCTACGTCGGCGCGATGGGCACCTACTACCGCGAGTCGCTCGCCCGACAGGGCTACGAGGAGGAGGCCAACGCCATCGCCGCCGCCTGGGGATCGGGCGACCGTGAGCGTGCACTGTCGCTGATCTCGGACGATCTGCTCGACGACGTCTCCGCCGCCGGGACTCCCGAAGAGGCGAGGGAGTGTCTCTCGCGATTCGAGGCGATCGACGGCCTCGATCGAGTGGCGATGAGCTTCCCACGGGGGGCGACGCCGGAGGAGATCGAGGAGACGATCGACGCGCTCTCCCCTTAG
- a CDS encoding carotenoid oxygenase family protein, translating to MADHRLGLRSCEDEHHDVGLDVEGELPHWLDGTLFGNGPGLFEVGDRPLRHWFDGFAMLRRFRIRDGAVRYSNRFLRSEAYRSAREGSLAFGEFGTTPRFPRIAALKLLAGGPLTDNASITVRHRDGSYLAVTETKRAVAFDPETLATLGTREIDAGIEATGTLAHDHYDPRRAETIGLGTRLGSDPGYVLTRRPDGGRAEEFARIDVEEPAYMHSFALTDDHVVLTESPLRIAPNEMLSGTSFAETFRWHPDGRTRFLIVDRDSGTLVAEAETDPFFTFHHANAFEEDGEIVLDCAAFPDGLVVGALSLARLRRGRPDLPGAELRRYRIDVATERVGKETLHPGPFEFPTFDYPHRNGRTYRYLYGVGRGRGAAFDDRVLGVDLETREARHWSDERCYPGEPLYIPGPGDAENDGVLLSVVLDAREERSFLLVLDAATIEERARAWLPHALPFGFHGSFFQTGETRVPSMA from the coding sequence ATGGCCGATCACCGTCTCGGACTCCGTAGCTGCGAGGACGAACACCATGACGTCGGACTGGACGTCGAGGGCGAGCTTCCACACTGGCTCGACGGCACGCTGTTCGGCAACGGCCCAGGGCTGTTCGAGGTCGGCGACCGGCCGCTGCGACACTGGTTCGACGGCTTCGCGATGCTCAGACGGTTCCGGATCCGGGACGGAGCTGTCCGCTACTCGAACCGCTTCCTCCGGAGCGAGGCCTACCGGAGCGCGCGCGAGGGCTCGCTCGCCTTCGGCGAGTTCGGGACGACCCCCCGGTTTCCACGGATCGCGGCGCTGAAACTGCTCGCGGGCGGTCCGCTCACCGACAACGCGTCGATCACCGTCCGTCACCGCGACGGGAGCTACCTCGCGGTGACGGAGACGAAGCGGGCGGTCGCCTTCGACCCGGAGACGCTCGCGACGCTCGGAACACGGGAGATCGACGCCGGTATCGAGGCGACCGGGACGCTCGCCCACGACCACTACGACCCGAGACGAGCGGAGACGATCGGTCTCGGGACGCGCCTCGGGAGCGATCCGGGCTACGTCCTCACCCGCAGACCCGACGGCGGGCGGGCCGAGGAGTTCGCCCGGATCGACGTTGAGGAGCCGGCGTACATGCACAGCTTCGCGCTCACCGACGACCACGTCGTGCTCACTGAGAGCCCGCTCCGAATCGCTCCTAACGAAATGCTTTCGGGTACCTCGTTCGCGGAGACGTTTCGGTGGCACCCGGACGGGCGAACGCGGTTTCTCATCGTCGACCGCGACAGCGGCACGCTCGTCGCCGAAGCCGAGACGGACCCGTTCTTCACCTTCCACCACGCGAACGCCTTCGAGGAGGACGGAGAGATCGTCCTCGACTGTGCTGCGTTCCCCGACGGCCTGGTCGTTGGCGCGCTCTCGCTCGCGCGGCTCAGACGCGGCCGTCCCGACCTGCCGGGGGCCGAACTCCGCCGGTACCGGATCGACGTCGCGACCGAGCGGGTGGGGAAAGAGACGCTCCACCCCGGGCCGTTCGAGTTCCCGACGTTCGACTACCCGCACCGGAACGGCCGCACCTATCGGTATCTCTACGGCGTCGGTCGCGGCCGCGGGGCGGCGTTCGACGACCGGGTCCTGGGCGTCGACCTGGAGACGCGGGAGGCGCGTCACTGGTCGGACGAGCGGTGTTACCCCGGGGAGCCGCTTTATATACCTGGCCCGGGCGACGCCGAGAACGACGGCGTCCTGCTCTCGGTCGTACTCGACGCTCGGGAAGAGCGCTCGTTCCTGCTCGTCCTCGACGCCGCGACGATCGAGGAGCGCGCCCGGGCGTGGCTGCCCCACGCGCTCCCCTTCGGCTTCCACGGCTCCTTTTTCCAAACGGGCGAGACGCGAGTGCCGTCGATGGCCTAA
- a CDS encoding quinone oxidoreductase family protein — protein MNAIEVTEYGDSEVVEPVESERPEPGPGEVRIAVEAAGLNFADVMQRRGDYLGGPEPPFVPGMEAAGAVDVVGEGVEYEVGDRVVAMLGGGGYAEYALADAESLFPLPDGMSTTEAAGMPVQYLTAHACLFEWGGLEGGERVLIQAAAGGVGTAAVQLASRVGAEVFGTASTPEKLALAERLGCDHPIRYTEEAFDEVVMEETDGEGVDLVLESVGGETFSRSLDALSPMGRLVAFGAASGEPGTIDSVRLLFETKSVLGFHLGTSMRHAPDRVLSALPDLTEGFASGELRVVLGESFALSEAADAHAHVESRRSSGKVLLIP, from the coding sequence GTGAACGCCATCGAAGTGACCGAGTACGGAGACAGCGAGGTCGTGGAACCGGTCGAGAGCGAGCGACCAGAGCCCGGGCCGGGGGAGGTTCGGATCGCCGTCGAGGCCGCCGGGCTCAACTTCGCCGACGTGATGCAGCGGCGCGGGGACTACCTCGGCGGCCCGGAACCGCCGTTCGTCCCCGGGATGGAGGCCGCTGGAGCGGTCGACGTGGTGGGTGAGGGTGTCGAGTACGAGGTGGGCGACCGGGTCGTGGCGATGCTCGGTGGTGGGGGCTACGCGGAGTACGCACTCGCGGACGCGGAGAGCCTGTTTCCGCTACCCGACGGGATGAGTACGACGGAAGCGGCGGGGATGCCGGTCCAGTACCTCACCGCCCATGCCTGTCTCTTCGAGTGGGGCGGGCTCGAGGGAGGAGAACGCGTGCTGATACAGGCGGCCGCGGGCGGCGTCGGAACCGCCGCCGTACAGCTCGCCTCACGTGTCGGTGCGGAGGTCTTCGGCACCGCGAGTACGCCCGAGAAGCTCGCACTCGCCGAACGACTGGGCTGCGATCACCCGATCCGGTACACCGAGGAGGCGTTCGACGAGGTCGTGATGGAGGAGACCGACGGCGAGGGCGTCGATCTCGTTCTGGAGAGCGTCGGCGGCGAGACGTTCTCTCGGAGCCTCGACGCGCTCTCGCCGATGGGGCGGCTCGTCGCCTTCGGCGCGGCGAGCGGCGAGCCCGGGACCATCGACTCGGTTCGACTGCTCTTCGAGACGAAGTCGGTACTCGGCTTCCACCTCGGGACCTCGATGCGTCACGCTCCCGACCGAGTGCTCTCCGCACTGCCCGACCTCACCGAGGGGTTCGCCTCGGGCGAGCTAAGGGTCGTCCTCGGAGAGTCGTTCGCGCTCTCGGAGGCGGCCGACGCCCACGCACACGTCGAGAGCCGGCGGTCGAGCGGGAAAGTGCTCCTGATACCCTAG
- a CDS encoding 6-hydroxymethylpterin diphosphokinase MptE-like protein, translating to MNFESWEPVYEAILDDFGFDRGADERARDRLADVAEPFEFDRLDCSRRTVAVVGAAPSLERETELAAECDVVFAASTATDTLLDAGIGVDCMVTDLDKNPGTARALTREGVPVAAHAHGDNVGALEREIPRFDLGNTVATTQAAPVGNVYNVGGFTDGDRAAFLADHLAAERLRFVGWEFDDPSVGPTKARKLAWAERLLYWLESRRGERFPVLDGRRSGIDASALPV from the coding sequence GTGAACTTCGAGAGCTGGGAGCCGGTCTACGAGGCGATCCTCGACGATTTCGGCTTCGACCGGGGAGCCGACGAACGTGCCCGCGACCGTCTGGCCGACGTCGCCGAGCCGTTCGAGTTCGACCGACTCGACTGTTCCCGACGAACGGTCGCCGTCGTGGGCGCGGCGCCCTCCCTGGAACGAGAGACGGAGCTGGCCGCCGAGTGCGACGTCGTCTTCGCCGCCTCGACCGCGACGGACACGCTCCTCGACGCCGGGATCGGTGTGGACTGCATGGTGACGGACCTGGACAAGAACCCCGGGACGGCACGCGCCCTCACCCGCGAGGGCGTCCCCGTCGCGGCCCACGCCCACGGCGACAACGTTGGCGCGCTCGAACGCGAGATCCCACGGTTCGACCTGGGGAACACGGTAGCGACGACGCAGGCCGCACCGGTCGGGAACGTCTACAACGTCGGGGGGTTCACCGACGGGGACCGGGCGGCGTTCCTCGCGGACCACCTCGCAGCCGAACGCCTGCGGTTCGTCGGCTGGGAGTTCGACGACCCGTCGGTGGGTCCGACGAAGGCGAGAAAGCTCGCCTGGGCCGAGCGGCTGCTCTACTGGCTCGAATCGAGGAGAGGCGAGCGGTTTCCGGTGCTCGACGGACGGCGCTCGGGGATCGACGCGTCGGCGCTCCCGGTCTAG
- a CDS encoding dihydropteroate synthase — MRTVDAAGLPIGDDHPPRIMGVLNVSSESPYDPSVFSDPGEAAAYVDRALIDEGADIVDVGLESANKRLEVLPVEGELERLDTACEAIESVSGDAVFSIETRYHQVAAAALSRGFDMVNDVCGFADPEMPRVCAEYDVAVAKMASPPDLERPGAVERVDDIYEALSLNGFTEKTIVDPAFGSWSEGKTLADDRETFDRLREFRALGRPILVSINRKNFLRTLAGRSTEEALAVSLAATSMAVERGAHVIRTHDVRETADAATIGHAFTPVRARSERAEELDVHTDRELGRHLAAVGADSARGLSRAFSLTLTADDRRALAIAAEGMEGVSMSDTETTILIATADDVERLSSAVAADSATLGSRLEDLSDDLY; from the coding sequence ATGAGAACGGTGGACGCGGCGGGGCTCCCGATCGGCGACGACCACCCCCCGCGGATCATGGGCGTACTCAACGTGAGCAGCGAGTCGCCGTACGACCCGAGCGTCTTCTCCGACCCGGGCGAGGCCGCCGCGTACGTCGACCGCGCACTGATCGACGAGGGTGCCGACATCGTCGACGTCGGCCTCGAATCCGCGAACAAGCGCCTCGAGGTACTCCCCGTGGAGGGCGAACTCGAACGGCTCGACACCGCGTGCGAGGCGATCGAGTCGGTCTCGGGAGACGCGGTCTTCTCGATCGAGACCCGCTACCACCAGGTCGCCGCGGCGGCGCTCTCTCGCGGGTTCGACATGGTCAACGATGTCTGTGGCTTCGCCGACCCCGAGATGCCCAGGGTCTGTGCGGAGTACGACGTCGCGGTCGCGAAGATGGCCTCGCCGCCGGACCTCGAACGACCCGGCGCGGTCGAGCGCGTCGACGACATCTACGAGGCGCTCTCGCTGAACGGCTTCACCGAGAAGACGATCGTCGACCCCGCCTTCGGTAGCTGGTCGGAGGGGAAGACGCTCGCCGACGACAGAGAGACGTTCGACCGACTCCGCGAGTTCCGCGCACTCGGGCGGCCGATCCTCGTCTCGATCAACCGCAAGAACTTTTTACGAACGCTCGCGGGCCGCTCGACCGAGGAGGCGCTGGCGGTGAGTCTCGCCGCGACCTCGATGGCGGTCGAACGCGGCGCACACGTGATCCGGACCCACGACGTCCGCGAGACGGCCGACGCGGCGACGATCGGCCACGCCTTCACCCCCGTCCGGGCGCGATCCGAACGGGCCGAGGAGCTCGACGTCCACACCGACAGGGAGCTCGGGCGCCACCTCGCCGCGGTCGGGGCGGACTCGGCTCGTGGGCTCTCCCGGGCCTTCTCGCTCACGCTCACGGCGGACGATCGGCGAGCGCTCGCGATCGCCGCGGAGGGGATGGAGGGTGTGTCGATGTCCGACACGGAGACTACGATCCTTATCGCGACCGCTGACGACGTAGAGCGACTCTCGTCGGCGGTCGCCGCAGATTCGGCCACGCTCGGCTCGCGGCTGGAGGACCTATCGGATGACTTGTACTAA
- a CDS encoding RNA methyltransferase — protein MSRVPTVCVVGAKTPGNVGTIARAMKNFGFSELLLVDPPELAEDGEAYGFAGHAREDVLPNAEEIAFEELVTGYHTVGFTATTNEDATKHVRYPFSTPAELRDRLAALDAPTALVFGRERIGLTNEEFARIDEVCSIPANPEYPVLNLGQAATVALYELRDLALSRDQLPPTYDRADEREIEQLYTNVDSLLRAIEYPEGKRPKTIRMVRRILGRAHPTDREIRTLHGVVRRCTRAAEVAYGNRSAPSGSRDDRD, from the coding sequence ATGAGTCGGGTACCGACCGTCTGCGTCGTCGGCGCGAAGACGCCCGGGAACGTCGGCACCATCGCCCGGGCGATGAAGAACTTCGGCTTCTCGGAACTCCTGCTGGTCGACCCGCCAGAGCTGGCAGAGGATGGCGAGGCGTACGGCTTCGCGGGCCACGCCAGAGAGGACGTCCTCCCGAACGCGGAGGAGATCGCGTTCGAGGAGCTCGTGACCGGGTACCACACCGTCGGCTTCACCGCGACGACCAACGAGGACGCGACGAAACACGTCAGATACCCCTTCTCGACGCCCGCGGAGCTACGCGACCGGCTCGCTGCCCTCGACGCGCCGACGGCGCTCGTCTTCGGCCGAGAGCGAATCGGCCTCACGAACGAGGAGTTCGCGCGGATCGACGAGGTCTGTTCGATCCCGGCGAACCCCGAGTATCCGGTCCTGAACCTCGGACAGGCCGCGACGGTCGCGCTCTACGAACTCCGCGACCTCGCGCTCTCGCGCGACCAGCTCCCCCCAACCTACGACCGCGCCGACGAACGCGAGATCGAACAGCTCTACACGAACGTCGACTCGCTGCTGCGAGCGATCGAGTACCCCGAGGGAAAACGGCCGAAGACGATCAGGATGGTCCGCCGCATCCTCGGTCGGGCACATCCGACCGACCGCGAGATCCGCACGCTCCACGGCGTCGTCCGTCGCTGTACGCGCGCCGCGGAGGTGGCCTACGGCAACCGATCAGCACCGAGCGGATCCCGGGACGACCGCGACTGA
- a CDS encoding MaoC family dehydratase: MTLTFEDFSPGDTFSGGGYEMTEEEVRSFAEAYDPQPFHTDPVFAREESIYGGLIASGWHTAAVTMRLLVDSLLSETASLGARGVDELRFPRPVRPGDVLSIETEVLSVEPETDERGLVRARTETRDGSGELVFSMVGLVMVAREVAQSRSSRDPLGADRLP; the protein is encoded by the coding sequence ATGACGCTCACGTTCGAGGATTTCTCGCCCGGTGATACCTTCTCCGGCGGGGGGTACGAGATGACCGAAGAGGAGGTCCGATCGTTCGCCGAGGCGTACGACCCACAGCCGTTTCACACCGATCCGGTCTTCGCCCGCGAGGAGTCGATCTACGGCGGGCTGATCGCGAGCGGCTGGCACACGGCCGCGGTGACGATGCGCCTGCTCGTCGACTCGCTCCTCTCCGAGACCGCGAGCCTCGGCGCGAGGGGCGTCGACGAACTCCGGTTTCCCCGGCCCGTGCGGCCGGGGGACGTGCTCTCGATCGAGACGGAGGTCCTCTCGGTGGAGCCGGAGACCGACGAGCGAGGGCTGGTTCGAGCGCGAACGGAGACGAGAGACGGCTCCGGCGAACTCGTGTTCTCGATGGTCGGGCTGGTGATGGTCGCACGGGAGGTCGCTCAGTCGCGGTCGTCCCGGGATCCGCTCGGTGCTGATCGGTTGCCGTAG